One window from the genome of Amycolatopsis sp. NBC_01480 encodes:
- a CDS encoding NtaA/DmoA family FMN-dependent monooxygenase (This protein belongs to a clade of FMN-dependent monooxygenases, within a broader family of flavin-dependent oxidoreductases, the luciferase-like monooxygenase (LMM) family, some of whose members use coenzyme F420 rather than FMN.) gives MTKPLKQIHLAAHFPGVNNTTVWSDPEAGSHIEFSSFVKLAQTAERAKFDFFFLAEGLRLREQNGEIYDLDVVGRPDTFTVLSALAAVTERLGLAGTINSTFNEPFEVARQFASLDHLSAGRAAWNVVTSWDAFTGENFRRGGFLPQDERYSRAETFMRTAWELFDSWRGDEVLADKAAGRFLADAHAGAFSHHDRHFDIEGRFPVPRSPQGRPVIIQAGDSDEGREFAAATADAIFTRHGTLEAGQAFFSDVKGRLAKYGRTYDQLVILPAATFVLGDTDADAQEKAHEVRLQQVSEATAIKFLEQLWNTDLSAHDPNGPLPAFDPTVGENKIAKGRASVRMYRDPVATAHEWRQLAEAKNLSTREVIIEVTGRQNFIGSPTTVATAINDLVQADASDGFILVPHVTPGGLDEFADTVVPLLQDRGVFRTEYSGPTLRDHLGLP, from the coding sequence ATGACCAAGCCCCTGAAGCAGATCCACCTCGCGGCGCACTTCCCCGGCGTCAACAACACCACGGTGTGGAGCGACCCCGAGGCCGGCAGCCACATCGAGTTCAGCTCGTTCGTCAAGCTCGCCCAGACCGCCGAGCGCGCGAAGTTCGACTTCTTCTTCCTGGCCGAGGGCCTGCGGCTGCGCGAGCAGAACGGCGAGATCTACGACCTGGACGTGGTCGGCCGGCCGGACACGTTCACGGTGCTGAGCGCGCTCGCGGCCGTCACCGAGCGGCTGGGCCTGGCGGGCACGATCAACTCGACGTTCAACGAGCCGTTCGAGGTGGCGCGGCAGTTCGCCTCGCTGGACCACCTCTCGGCCGGGCGCGCGGCCTGGAACGTCGTGACGTCGTGGGACGCATTCACCGGCGAGAACTTCCGCCGCGGCGGATTCCTGCCGCAGGACGAGCGCTACTCGCGGGCCGAGACGTTCATGCGCACGGCATGGGAGCTGTTCGACTCCTGGCGCGGCGACGAGGTGCTGGCCGACAAGGCCGCCGGCCGCTTCCTGGCCGACGCGCACGCCGGCGCGTTCTCCCACCACGACCGGCACTTCGACATCGAGGGCCGGTTCCCGGTGCCGCGCAGCCCGCAGGGCCGCCCGGTGATCATCCAGGCCGGCGACTCCGACGAGGGCCGCGAGTTCGCCGCCGCCACCGCCGACGCGATCTTCACCCGCCACGGCACGCTCGAAGCGGGCCAAGCGTTCTTCAGCGACGTCAAGGGCCGCCTGGCCAAATACGGCCGGACCTACGACCAGCTGGTCATCCTGCCCGCGGCGACGTTCGTCCTCGGCGACACGGACGCGGACGCGCAGGAGAAGGCCCACGAGGTTCGCCTGCAGCAGGTCAGCGAGGCGACCGCGATCAAGTTCCTCGAGCAGCTCTGGAACACCGACCTCAGCGCGCACGACCCGAACGGCCCGCTGCCCGCGTTCGACCCCACGGTGGGCGAGAACAAGATCGCCAAGGGCCGCGCCAGCGTCCGCATGTACCGCGACCCGGTCGCCACCGCGCACGAATGGCGTCAGCTCGCGGAGGCGAAGAACCTCTCCACCCGCGAGGTGATCATCGAGGTCACCGGCCGCCAGAACTTCATCGGCTCCCCCACCACCGTCGCCACCGCCATCAACGACCTGGTCCAGGCCGACGCCAGCGACGGGTTCATCCTGGTCCCCCACGTCACGCCGGGCGGCCTGGACGAATTCGCGGACACGGTGGTCCCGCTGTTGCAGGACCGGGGCGTCTTCCGTACCGAGTATTCGGGCCCCACCTTGCGTGACCACCTGGGCCTGCCCTGA